The following are from one region of the Camarhynchus parvulus chromosome 3, STF_HiC, whole genome shotgun sequence genome:
- the SRP9 gene encoding signal recognition particle 9 kDa protein, whose amino-acid sequence MPHFQAWEEFTRAAEKLYLADPMKVRVVLKYRHCDGNLCIKVTDDVACLLYRTDQAQDVKKIEKFHSQLMRLMVAKESRSAAMETD is encoded by the exons ATGCCGCACTTCCAGGCCTGGGAGGAGTTCACCCGCGCCGCCGAGAAGCTTTACCTCGCCGACCCCATGAAG gtCCGTGTTGTCCTCAAGTACCGACATTGTGATGGGAACCTCTGTATCAAAGTAACAGATGATGTGGCT TGTTTGCTGTACAGAACAGACCAGGCACAAGACGTGAAGAAGATTGAGAAATTCCACAGTCAGCTCATGCGACTCATGGTGGCCAAGGAGTCCCGCAGTGCTGCCATGGAAACAGACTGA